In Xylanibacillus composti, the genomic stretch ACCGGCTCACCCCTGTTATATCAAACAACCGCTTGATTTTGGGAGGAATATTGGAAATGGCTACCCCCGCATTCAACCGATCCCTTTCCTTCAGCATAGAAATCATGACCCCGAGCCCGGTGCTGTCGATGTACTGAAGAGCGCCCAGATCCATCTCGAGCAACTTGTCCGTTCGCCCTACGGATTGGCCGATGACTTCTGTCAGTTTAGGTGCCGTAGATAAATCG encodes the following:
- a CDS encoding STAS domain-containing protein, whose product is MKFQVRTEETEQKITIVAEGELDLSTAPKLTEVIGQSVGRTDKLLEMDLGALQYIDSTGLGVMISMLKERDRLNAGVAISNIPPKIKRLFDITGVSRFLGGSRQ